In the Elizabethkingia bruuniana genome, AAGTATCGATGTGGTATAATCTGGAATCCAGAGAAAGAGAATACTGTGGTACACGGCTTTCTACTTTCAGACGGATTTTTACATCGTCTTTTAATATCAGCGGTCTTACATTAAGGTTGTGTGGTGCAATGGGTGTAATGGCAAAATTATCATTCTCAGGAGAGATAATAGGTCCGCCGCAACTCAATGAATAAGCAGTAGATCCTGTCGGAGTAGAAATAATAAGTCCATCTCCCCAGAAAACATTCAGAAACTCATCATTGATATAAGAATTAACCGTAATCATGGAGGTTGTTTCTTTTCTGGAAATAGTGACATCATTCAATGCGTACGGAAAATCTATATTCACTCCGTTTACTCTAATGACTGATCTTTGAGTAATGATAAGTTCCTTATTCAGAACTTTATCTATATTATCAAAAACTTCTTCTTTGGTAAAGCTTGCCAGAAATCCTAATCTTCCGGTATTGACCCCGACTACAGGAATGCCCAAATCCTGAACAAAAATTAATGCATTCAGAATGGTACCGTCCCCACCGAAACTAAAAAAATAATCAATCTCCTGATCTTTAAGATCTTCTTTGTTTGAAAAAATAGGAAAAACCTTGGAAAACTGTAATCCTTCAGCAGTGTCCTTATGAAGTACAGCAGTAACATTTCGTTTGTTGAGTTCAGAGATAAACCTGCTCAGATATAGAAATGTGTCCAGATCTCTCTTTTGTGTGTATATAGCTGCCTTCATAAATCAAAATTCCATATATTTTTGTAAAAAACCAAAACGATCTTTTAATAAGTCATCTTTTTCATTGTGGTAAAATTTGTGAACCACAATATAGTTGTACCGGTCAAATGTTTCATCAATAGAGCTCAGGTTCTCGCTGCTTATTTTCAGTGCTATCTGGATAGTTTCTTCTGTCATGTGATAGATGAAGGCTCCGTAAAATTTTCCGTTATTGCTTTCTACAATTTTAGCAATCTCGGTCATGGAGTAATTCCGGGTAGCAGTCTCGACAATTAAAACAGCTCCGTTTTCTGAAAACAAAGGATATTTAGAGAAGTCCGCAAAGACATCTTCGCAGGAAATGTAACCTAAATACTTTTCATTCTGATTGATAATCGGAACAACATTCGCGTTGAATGTATGCAGAAGTCTGATGCTGTCCAGAGAAGTGCTGTCTTCCAGCATCGCAAATCTTTCCAGATGATGACTTAGTTCATTAAGATGCTTGGCTTCACTTTCTTCTATAAGTTCGGTACTTATATTTCCAAGAAATACACTATTCTTTTTTACAAAAATATGGGAGTAGCCAAAGTCCCGCACAATAGCCTTAACTTCTTCCAGAGAATCTGATAGATGAAAGGCGGGATAGTCTTTAGAAATATATTCCTTAATAAACATTGCGCTAATTTAGTAAAATATTAAAATATCTTTTTTAGCTTCGTATCAATAAATATAATAAAAATGAATGGTAAAAATGATAATCTTCAGATAATTCTTATTACAGGCAGTAACGGTTTTTTAGGAAGGCGCCTGATAAAAGAATTTTCGGGGCTGCATTATAAAGTTATAGCAACATCTCTTAGTGAGAACAAAATTTCAGATTTACCAGAGAATACAACCTTCAGAAAATTGAATATTGCTGATAAAGAAGAGGTAAATAATATTTTTAATGAATACAAACCTTCTTTTGTAATCAATGCAGGAGCTGTAACAAATGTAGAGGGCTGTGAAAAAGATAAAGATTTTGCCTATGCTATTAATGTTGATGCAGTAGTGAATATTGCAGAACAGGCTAAAAAGCATAAGAGTCTTGTCATACAATTATCAACAGATTTTGTGTTTGATGGACAGAATGGACCCTACAAAGAAGATGATAAGAAATGTCCGGTGAATGAATATGGAAGGACTAAAGCTTTATCTGAAGAGAAGTTGGAAGAGGCCGGATGCGACTATGCCATACTAAGAACTATTCTGGTGTATGGAAATTCAGACGACCCGGCCAGAGGGAATTTTGTTTTATGGGTAAGGAAAATGTTATCTGAAGGAAATGAAATTAAAGTCGTTAATAACCATTGGAGGATGCCTACGTTTATTAACGATCTTGCCGTAGCCTGTCGCCAGGTAGTAGAAAAGAAAGCTAGAGGAATCTTTAACATTAGTGGAGAGGAAGAATACAGCATAGAAGAATTTGCCAGAAAAATTGCACAGTTTTACCATTTAGACGAGAGTTTAATTACAGCTATTTCATCAGAAGATATAGGGCAGGATAAAAACAGACCAGTGAGAACAGGATTTGATCTTTCTCGTGCAAAAGAACGATTAGGATATAGGCCTAAAAGCCTTACGGAAGCCTTGATTATAATGGAAAATGAGGTAGGAAAATAATTTTCAGAAGTTATTGTAACAAACCAATATTTTATACGTCTAATTGAAGTAAAACAAGACTATGAAGAAAATCTGTTGTTTATTGTTATGCGTTGGACTTTATTTTTCAGCAAGCGCCCAAAAAAAATGGACCTTGCAGGAATGCGTAGAATATGCAATGAAAAATAATCTGAAAGTCATACAGAATCAGTACAATAAACAGATTCAGGATAAAAACCTTTCAATGGCTAAAAATTCTTCTTTGCCTACGCTGGGAGGGTCTATATCCAATAATGCCAACTTTGGGCAGAACATAACAAATACAGGTATTGTTAACCGTACCGATAACTACAATAACTCTATCGGACTAGGGGCTAATATCCTTATCTATAATAATGGCAGGCTTGAAAAGCAGGTACGTAAAGCTAACTATGATATAGAAGCAAGCATTTATGATCTGGAAACGGTAAAAAATGATGTTTCACTACAGATTGCTCAGCAATATCTTTCGGTTTTACTGAATAAAGAAATTATAAAGATTAATGAGAGTGCTGTAAACAATGCCCAGAAGGCTTTTGATAAAGCGAAGATGACAACAGATGTAGGGACAACTCCATTGACTGTCCAGTACGAAGCTGAAGCTGCATTAGCAAGAGAAAAGCAAAATCTTAGTAATGCCCGTATCGAAACTGAGAGAGCTTTGTTTAATCTGGCACAGTTATTACAACTGGCAGATTATAAAACTTTTGATGTAGAAGACCATAGAATAGATGGCTTAACTGCTCCTTTGGTATCTGATGATAGTGTTTTGAACAAAGCATACGAAACTCAGCCTCAGATTAAAGCGGCAGAATCAAGAATAAAATCTTCTGAAACCCAGACTTTGATAACAAAAGCCTCTTATTGGCCGACAATAACAGGAAATGCGGGTATAGGAACTAACTATTATACGTCGCTGAATCAGAATCAGTATACTGCACCACCATTGTTTAAACAGTATAAAGACAACTTTTCTCAACAGTTAGGTCTTTCTGCTAATATTCCGATTTTTAATCAGGGAAATACAAAAGTACAGGTAGAGCAGGCTAAAATTAATGAAGAGATTGCGAAAAACTCATTGGCTCAGCAGAAACAAGCAGTAAAAGAAAATGTACAAAAGGCTGCATTTGATGTTAATGCTAATTATGAAAAGTATTTGGCTGCACAGGAAGCAGAAAAGAGTACGGGGTTAGCTTTGGATTTTGCTCAGAAAAGTTATGATGCAGGGAAAACTACAATTTATGACCTGAATATTGCCCGTAATAACTATGCGAATGCTCAGGGGTCTGTAGCACAGGCAAAGTACAATTATCTGTTTAGTCAGAAATTACTGAATTTCTATGCAGGTATACCACTGAGTTTATAATTAAGAGAAAAAATTATTCTTCAAATATTTTTTAAATAAGGTTCTAAATGAAAAATCCCGCATAACGCGGGATTTTATTTTTAAATATTCTGGGGATCTTATCCTTCGAAAGATTTTTCTTCAGTTGTCGGAACATCTGGAGATACAGTTTCTTCTTCTTCGTCATCATCAGCAGCAGCTCCTGCTTTCATTGCATTTCTAGACATCTTAACAGCTGCAATAACTGCGTTGTCTGGGTGCATGAATGCATAAACGTCAGTTTTGATATCACCAACATAAATTTTGTTACCGATGTTTAGTTTAGTAACATCAACAACAACTTCATCTGGTAAGTTAGCTGGAAGAGCTTTAATTTTCAGTTTTCTGAAAGACTGACGTAAAACACCACCTCTAACAACACCTTTTGCACGTCCTGTAATTCTTACAGGAACTTCCATAATTACA is a window encoding:
- a CDS encoding NAD kinase, which translates into the protein MKAAIYTQKRDLDTFLYLSRFISELNKRNVTAVLHKDTAEGLQFSKVFPIFSNKEDLKDQEIDYFFSFGGDGTILNALIFVQDLGIPVVGVNTGRLGFLASFTKEEVFDNIDKVLNKELIITQRSVIRVNGVNIDFPYALNDVTISRKETTSMITVNSYINDEFLNVFWGDGLIISTPTGSTAYSLSCGGPIISPENDNFAITPIAPHNLNVRPLILKDDVKIRLKVESRVPQYSLSLDSRLYHIDTLEEISLEKAPFTLSLVQPDDISFFETIRQKLLWGNDKRN
- a CDS encoding CBS domain-containing protein → MFIKEYISKDYPAFHLSDSLEEVKAIVRDFGYSHIFVKKNSVFLGNISTELIEESEAKHLNELSHHLERFAMLEDSTSLDSIRLLHTFNANVVPIINQNEKYLGYISCEDVFADFSKYPLFSENGAVLIVETATRNYSMTEIAKIVESNNGKFYGAFIYHMTEETIQIALKISSENLSSIDETFDRYNYIVVHKFYHNEKDDLLKDRFGFLQKYMEF
- a CDS encoding SDR family oxidoreductase, whose product is MNGKNDNLQIILITGSNGFLGRRLIKEFSGLHYKVIATSLSENKISDLPENTTFRKLNIADKEEVNNIFNEYKPSFVINAGAVTNVEGCEKDKDFAYAINVDAVVNIAEQAKKHKSLVIQLSTDFVFDGQNGPYKEDDKKCPVNEYGRTKALSEEKLEEAGCDYAILRTILVYGNSDDPARGNFVLWVRKMLSEGNEIKVVNNHWRMPTFINDLAVACRQVVEKKARGIFNISGEEEYSIEEFARKIAQFYHLDESLITAISSEDIGQDKNRPVRTGFDLSRAKERLGYRPKSLTEALIIMENEVGK
- a CDS encoding TolC family protein — protein: MKKICCLLLCVGLYFSASAQKKWTLQECVEYAMKNNLKVIQNQYNKQIQDKNLSMAKNSSLPTLGGSISNNANFGQNITNTGIVNRTDNYNNSIGLGANILIYNNGRLEKQVRKANYDIEASIYDLETVKNDVSLQIAQQYLSVLLNKEIIKINESAVNNAQKAFDKAKMTTDVGTTPLTVQYEAEAALAREKQNLSNARIETERALFNLAQLLQLADYKTFDVEDHRIDGLTAPLVSDDSVLNKAYETQPQIKAAESRIKSSETQTLITKASYWPTITGNAGIGTNYYTSLNQNQYTAPPLFKQYKDNFSQQLGLSANIPIFNQGNTKVQVEQAKINEEIAKNSLAQQKQAVKENVQKAAFDVNANYEKYLAAQEAEKSTGLALDFAQKSYDAGKTTIYDLNIARNNYANAQGSVAQAKYNYLFSQKLLNFYAGIPLSL
- a CDS encoding 50S ribosomal protein L25/general stress protein Ctc gives rise to the protein MKSITIQGTKRESVGKKSTKALRDAELVPCVVYGGTEILNFSTEEKSFKALVYTPEAHTVSIEVDGQVIPAVLQDIQFHPITDKILHVDFYQLSEDKPVIMEVPVRITGRAKGVVRGGVLRQSFRKLKIKALPANLPDEVVVDVTKLNIGNKIYVGDIKTDVYAFMHPDNAVIAAVKMSRNAMKAGAAADDDEEEETVSPDVPTTEEKSFEG